A stretch of the Rosa rugosa chromosome 5, drRosRugo1.1, whole genome shotgun sequence genome encodes the following:
- the LOC133710906 gene encoding protein BOLA4, chloroplastic/mitochondrial yields the protein MVAGMVMVRPYVSASTLSRALPSAASALSRALPTLFAEPRNNWLVCETQSMKLLNDRATANKHRNSRRLVFGGGRRFTTRASHVNDAGYIGSPLMQSMENKIKEQLNAESVIVKDANGDGRHVSIDVVSSSFEGQSAVNRQRMVYKAIWEELQNTVHAVDQMTTKTPDEAATQK from the coding sequence ATGGTGGCTGGGATGGTGATGGTGCGTCCGTATGTGTCAGCCTCCACGCTAAGTCGAGCTCTGCCATCAGCAGCCTCTGCACTAAGTCGAGCTCTACCAACCTTATTTGCTGAACCAAGGAATAATTGGTTAGTGTGTGAGACTCAGAGCATGAAATTGTTAAATGATAGAGCAACCGCCAACAAACACAGAAACTCAAGGAGACTGGTGTTTGGTGGTGGGAGGAGGTTCACTACTCGAGCTTCCCACGTCAATGATGCTGGCTACATTGGCTCGCCTCTCATGCAGTCCATGGAGAACAAGATCAAGGAACAGCTGAATGCAGAATCTGTTATTGTTAAAGATGCTAACGGGGATGGTCGGCATGTCAGCATTGATGTTGTCTCTTCATCTTTTGAGGGCCAATCTGCTGTGAATAGGCAGAGGATGGTGTACAAAGCCATATGGGAGGAGCTTCAAAACACAGTGCATGCAGTAGATCAGATGACTACTAAAACCCCAGATGAAGCAGCAACACAAAAGTGA